A single region of the Streptomyces sp. NBC_01803 genome encodes:
- a CDS encoding ABC transporter permease, which translates to MAIVMLAIPAFVAFALWAFAWPAARSAPNDLPVGVAGPPAAAEQVAGHLRAEDGAFDVHVYPDAGAARAAIEDRDIYGAFVVGESGDTELLTARAASAAVADLLAHVAEEAAPEGATVPVTDVVPPSAGDPRGSVFNTTMLPLALAGIAVGAIVTLTGLRGGRAVAAVIGAALLAGLGGALIGHSWLGIFEGSWLEVAGVLALIALAGSATVAGAAALIGPPGIGLGALFVMLLGNPWSGAGSAPEMLPDPVGTIGQYLPTGAGATALRSVAYFDGAGAALAFTVLATWTVLGLTSLALRGRGKPQPAN; encoded by the coding sequence ATGGCCATCGTGATGCTGGCGATCCCGGCGTTCGTGGCGTTCGCCCTGTGGGCCTTCGCCTGGCCGGCCGCGCGGAGCGCGCCCAACGACCTGCCGGTCGGCGTCGCGGGTCCGCCCGCCGCGGCCGAGCAGGTCGCCGGCCATCTGCGCGCCGAGGACGGCGCGTTCGACGTGCACGTCTACCCGGACGCGGGCGCCGCCCGGGCTGCCATCGAGGACCGCGACATCTACGGCGCGTTCGTCGTCGGGGAGTCCGGCGACACCGAGCTGCTCACGGCGCGGGCGGCGAGCGCGGCGGTGGCCGACCTGCTGGCGCACGTCGCCGAGGAGGCCGCGCCGGAGGGCGCCACGGTCCCGGTGACGGACGTCGTGCCCCCCTCGGCGGGCGACCCGCGCGGCTCGGTGTTCAACACCACGATGCTGCCCCTGGCCCTGGCCGGGATCGCCGTCGGCGCGATCGTCACCCTGACGGGACTGCGCGGCGGCCGGGCTGTCGCGGCCGTGATCGGCGCCGCCCTGCTGGCCGGCCTCGGAGGTGCCCTGATCGGGCACAGCTGGCTGGGGATCTTCGAAGGTTCCTGGCTGGAGGTGGCCGGGGTCCTGGCGCTGATCGCGCTGGCCGGAAGCGCCACGGTGGCCGGCGCGGCGGCCCTGATCGGCCCGCCCGGGATCGGCCTCGGCGCGCTGTTCGTGATGCTGCTGGGCAACCCATGGTCCGGCGCGGGCTCGGCCCCCGAGATGCTGCCCGACCCGGTCGGCACGATCGGCCAGTACCTCCCGACCGGCGCCGGCGCGACGGCGCTCCGCTCGGTGGCGTACTTCGACGGAGCGGGCGCCGCCCTCGCCTTCACCGTGCTGGCGACCTGGACCGTGCTCGGCCTGACCTCCCTGGCCCTGCGCGGCCGCGGCAAGCCCCAACCAGCCAACTGA
- a CDS encoding GH1 family beta-glucosidase gives MTDPHSHDPSTARFPEEFVWGAATSSYQIEGAVRADGRLPSIWDTFSHTPGRIHRDQTGDLADDHYHRYPEDVSLLADLGVTHYRFSLAWPRLQPDGYGLLNGAGLDFYSRLLDSLLGHGIQPWVTLYHWDLPQSLEDAGGWPRRETAEHFAAYAALVHQRLGDRVRHWTTLNEPWCSAFLGYAAGVHAPGRTDGAAAVRAAHHLMLGHGLAARALREQGAEQVGVTLNLAPVEAATPDSEADRDAARRVDGLMNRIFLDPLLRGAYPADVLADVADVIGGEHVRDGDLAVISAPLDFLGVNYYTRLVVRRGDAPGSGGPSPWVGAAGVESVGRGLPETGLGWEIAPDGLYRTLTRVWREYGPLPLYVTENGAAFEDRVTPEGRVHDERRRAYLESHIAAAHRALAEGVDVRGFFVWSLLDNFEWSHGYAQRFGLVHVDFETQRRTLKDSGRWYAEITRANAL, from the coding sequence ATGACAGATCCCCACAGCCACGACCCGAGCACGGCCCGGTTCCCCGAGGAGTTCGTCTGGGGAGCGGCGACCTCCAGCTATCAGATCGAGGGCGCCGTGCGCGCCGACGGGCGGCTGCCCTCCATCTGGGACACCTTCTCCCACACGCCGGGCAGGATCCACCGCGACCAGACCGGCGATCTGGCCGACGACCACTACCACCGCTACCCCGAGGACGTCTCCCTGCTGGCCGATCTCGGCGTGACGCACTACCGCTTCTCGCTCGCCTGGCCGCGCCTCCAGCCCGACGGCTACGGGCTGCTCAACGGCGCCGGCCTGGACTTCTACAGCCGCCTGCTGGACAGCCTGCTCGGCCACGGCATCCAACCCTGGGTAACGCTTTACCACTGGGATCTGCCGCAGTCCCTGGAGGACGCGGGCGGCTGGCCGCGCCGCGAGACCGCCGAGCACTTCGCCGCGTACGCGGCTCTCGTCCACCAGCGGCTCGGCGACCGGGTGCGGCACTGGACGACGCTCAACGAGCCGTGGTGCTCCGCCTTCCTCGGCTATGCGGCCGGGGTCCACGCGCCCGGCCGCACCGACGGCGCGGCGGCCGTGCGCGCCGCCCATCACCTGATGCTCGGGCACGGCCTCGCCGCCCGTGCGCTGCGGGAGCAGGGGGCCGAGCAGGTCGGCGTGACGCTCAACCTGGCCCCGGTGGAGGCCGCCACGCCGGACAGCGAGGCCGACCGGGACGCGGCCCGCCGGGTCGACGGGCTGATGAACCGCATCTTCCTCGACCCGCTGCTGCGCGGCGCCTATCCGGCCGATGTGCTCGCGGACGTGGCGGACGTCATCGGCGGCGAGCACGTGCGCGACGGCGATCTCGCCGTCATCAGCGCCCCGTTGGACTTCCTGGGCGTCAACTACTACACGCGCCTGGTGGTGCGGCGGGGCGACGCCCCCGGGTCCGGCGGGCCGTCGCCGTGGGTGGGCGCGGCCGGTGTCGAGAGCGTCGGGCGTGGTCTGCCGGAAACCGGGCTCGGCTGGGAGATCGCCCCGGACGGCCTGTACCGGACGCTGACGCGGGTGTGGCGGGAGTACGGGCCGCTGCCGCTGTACGTGACGGAGAACGGCGCCGCGTTCGAGGACCGGGTCACGCCGGAGGGCCGGGTGCACGACGAGCGGCGGCGGGCGTACCTGGAGAGCCATATCGCCGCCGCGCACAGGGCGTTGGCCGAGGGCGTCGACGTGCGGGGCTTCTTCGTGTGGTCGCTGCTGGACAACTTCGAGTGGTCGCACGGGTATGCGCAGCGGTTCGGCCTGGTGCACGTCGATTTCGAGACGCAGCGGCGGACGTTGAAGGACAGCGGACGCTGGTACGCGGAGATCACCCGCGCCAACGCGCTGTAG